GTGCTGTCGGGGTGGGCTTCCCTGCACACTTCAACAATGCCGACAATTTCCAGCCCTTCATTGGAGTGATAGAAAAAACCCTTGTCGCCAAGCTTCATCGCCCGCATATTGTTGCGCGCCTGATAATTGCGCACGCCGTCCCATTCTTCCCCCGCCGCCCCTTTTTTCTTCTGCATGGCCCACGACCATTTGAAAGGTTCTGATTTAAAAAGCCACCAGGCCATAGGTTTCCCCCTATCTCTGTACGGGATTGTTGACTGTCCAGCTCCACGGGCGCACCGTGCCGCTGGCGAAAAGCCCGGCAAGCGCATAGGGGTCCTGCGCGGCCAGCGCGACGGCAGCAGCATGATTTTCCGCCTCAATCACCAGCAGGCTGCCATTGGCAGCACCCGTTTCATCCAGAAAAGGCCCGGCAAATTTCAAAGTGTCGCCCAAGCCTTTCAGCCAGTCGAGATGTTCCGGCCTTGTCGCCTGACGCAAAGCAAGGCAGCCAGATTTGTCATTGCACAAAATCGCAAACAGCATGGGCGTGATCCTTTCAATCCTCAAATTTCAACGGACGGGAAAGCAGAGCGGCAATCGCCTCTTCCACCGTGGTTTTTCCGGCACAAACAGCGGCAATCGCCCCCATCAGCGGTGCCTCAATATCATGTTCAGCACAAAGCTGCGCGGCAACGGAAGCGGTCGCCACACCTTCCGCCAAAGGCAGGCCGGCTGTCGGCCTGCCCGCGCCAAGCGCCATGCCATAGGCATAATTGCGCGATTGCGGTGAAGAACAGCTCAGGAGCAGATCCCCCAGCACCGCCAGACCGGTCATCGTTTCCGCCCGTCCTCCCAGTTTCAAGCCAATGCGGCGCAATTCAGCAAAGCCGCGGGTGACAAGGGCGGCCTGCGCGCTGGCGCCAAGGCTGCGCCCTGCCGCCATGCCGGCGGCAAGCGCCAGCACATTTTTCAGCGCACCGCCGATTTCCACCCCGCGCAAATCGGTTGACGCGTAACAGCGGAAGGTTTTATCCGACAGTGCCTGCACCAGCGCCTTTGCCAAATCTGCATCTTCCGCCGCGATGGTAACCGCTGTCGGCAGGCCCTGCGCCACATCGGCGGCAAAGCTCGGGCCGGACAGGGCGGCAAGCGCCTGGCCAGGCAAAAGATCATGAACAACTTCAGACATAAAGCGCTGTGTGCCGCGTTCAATCCCCTTGGCGCATAAAACCAGTTTCGCCTGTGGCGGGATAAAATCCCTGAGTTGCATGAGCGCCTGGCCAAGCGCCTGTGCCGGAATGACGGCCAGAATCACCTGTGCCGACGCAAGGGCGCTTGCCGCGTCCGTTGTGGCGCAAATACCGGCGGGCAAAGCAATGCCGGGAAGATAGCGGCTGTTGCGGCCATGTTCGTTTATTTCCGCAACAGTTGCCGCATCCCGGGCATAAAGCGCACCCTCATGGCCGCGGCGCACAGCCTGAGCCGCCAAAGTCGTACCCCATGCGCCCCCGCCCAGAACAGTGATGTTCTGCCTGTTTCCTGTCATGCTTTTGCTCCCTTGCGCCCCGCCCCGATCCGCGGCGCGGCTTTTTCATCCAGCGGCCAGCGCGCGCGCGGCGCGGTATCAAGCGCGCTTTTTTCCCCATGGGCGAAATGCTCCGCCCCTGCCCAGGCAATCATCGCCGCATTGTCGGTGCAAAGCGCCAGCGGCGGTGCGATAAAGCGGAAACCATAACGGGCGCACAAATCTTCCAAAGCGCCACGAATGGCCTTGTTGGCGGCAACACCGCCGGCGACAACAAGGGCGGGCGTTTCAACCGCGGGGAAAAGCCCGCCAAAACGGGCAAGCCCGCGCGCCACCCGCTCCCTTAAGGAATCCGTCACCGCCGCCTGAAAGGAAGCGCAGATATCGGCAATATCCTGTTCTTTCAGCGGCTCAAGCGCCACGGCAGCCTGACGGACAGCGGTTTTAAGGCCGGAGAATGAAAAATCAGGCCGCACTGCGCCTTTCAGCGGCCGGGGAAAGGCGAAACGCTGCGAGTCGCCCGCCTGTGCCGCCTGTTCCACCGCCGGACCGCCCGGATAAGGCAGGCCAAGCAGTTTGGCGGTTTTGTCAAAAGCCTCGCCCAGCGCGTCATCAATCGTCGTGCCAAGGCGCTGATAATCGCCCAGCCCTTTCACCAGCACAAGCTGTGTATGCCCGCCCGACACCAGCAGCAGCAGATAAGGAAACGCCAGATTGTCGGTAAGCCTCGCGGTGAGCGCATGCCCTTCCAGATGGTTGACAGCGATAAACGGTTTGCCTGCGGCAAGCGCGACAGCCTTTGCCGTCATCATACCGGCAATCAGCCCGCCGATAAGCCCCGGGCCGGTGGTGGCGGCAACAGCATCTATTTTATCAAGCGGCACACCAGCCCCAGCCAGCGCCTGCCTGACCAGCCGGTCGAGAATTTCCACATGGGCGCGCGCGGCAATTTCCGGCACAACGCCGCCATAGGGGGCATGGTCTTCGGTCTGGCTCCAGACAATATTGGACAGAATACGCCCCCGCCCGCTTTCATCACGGGCAACAACGGCGGCGGCGGTCTCATCGCAACTTGTTTCTATTCCCAAAACGTGCATATAAAGCTACATCCTGTTAAACATGCAAAAACTTGTTTTTTGTTTTTGCACCTGAAAATGAATAATTGCAGTCAGATATAAACGGATAACAGTTCGTATGCAAACACCAGCAGTAAAAATCGGCACGCGCAGCAGCAAACTTGCCCTTGTGCAGGCTTGTGAGGTTCGCGAGCGGCTGATGCAGGCGCATGATATGCCGCAAACCGCCTTTGAAATTGTCCCGATGTCGACGGCTGGTGACCGTATGCTAGACCGCTCACTGGCTGAAATCGGCGGCAAGGGGCTGTTTACCGAAGAGATTGAGACAGCCCTTGCCAACGGGCATATTGATATAGCGGTGCATTCCACCAAGGATATGCCGACAGTTCTGCCGCAAGGGCTGCATCTTTCCACATTTTTAAAACGCGAAGACCCGCGTGACGCCTTTATTGGCAGAAGCGTCAAGCGCCTTGCCGATCTGCCGCAAGGGGCGCGGGTCGGTTTACCATCACTGCGCCGGCAGGCGCTGATCCGCAATCTGCGGCCCGACCTTGACATTGTGCTGTTTCGCGGCAATGTGCAAAGCCGCCTCAAGAAACTGCATGACG
This is a stretch of genomic DNA from Candidatus Tokpelaia hoelldoblerii. It encodes these proteins:
- a CDS encoding Putative RNA-binding protein (bhsal15650), which produces MAWWLFKSEPFKWSWAMQKKKGAAGEEWDGVRNYQARNNMRAMKLGDKGFFYHSNEGLEIVGIVEVCREAHPDSTSDDPRWECVDIRAVCDMPRPVSLKAVKANPCLQEMALVTSMRLSVQPVRAEEWREICRMGGLSAG
- a CDS encoding YCII-related domain-containing protein (bhsal15660), encoding MLFAILCNDKSGCLALRQATRPEHLDWLKGLGDTLKFAGPFLDETGAANGSLLVIEAENHAAAVALAAQDPYALAGLFASGTVRPWSWTVNNPVQR
- the gpsA gene encoding Glycerol-3-phosphate dehydrogenase [NAD(P)+] (bhsal15670), with product MTGNRQNITVLGGGAWGTTLAAQAVRRGHEGALYARDAATVAEINEHGRNSRYLPGIALPAGICATTDAASALASAQVILAVIPAQALGQALMQLRDFIPPQAKLVLCAKGIERGTQRFMSEVVHDLLPGQALAALSGPSFAADVAQGLPTAVTIAAEDADLAKALVQALSDKTFRCYASTDLRGVEIGGALKNVLALAAGMAAGRSLGASAQAALVTRGFAELRRIGLKLGGRAETMTGLAVLGDLLLSCSSPQSRNYAYGMALGAGRPTAGLPLAEGVATASVAAQLCAEHDIEAPLMGAIAAVCAGKTTVEEAIAALLSRPLKFED
- the tsaD gene encoding tRNA N6-adenosine threonylcarbamoyltransferase (bhsal15680), with the protein product MHVLGIETSCDETAAAVVARDESGRGRILSNIVWSQTEDHAPYGGVVPEIAARAHVEILDRLVRQALAGAGVPLDKIDAVAATTGPGLIGGLIAGMMTAKAVALAAGKPFIAVNHLEGHALTARLTDNLAFPYLLLLVSGGHTQLVLVKGLGDYQRLGTTIDDALGEAFDKTAKLLGLPYPGGPAVEQAAQAGDSQRFAFPRPLKGAVRPDFSFSGLKTAVRQAAVALEPLKEQDIADICASFQAAVTDSLRERVARGLARFGGLFPAVETPALVVAGGVAANKAIRGALEDLCARYGFRFIAPPLALCTDNAAMIAWAGAEHFAHGEKSALDTAPRARWPLDEKAAPRIGAGRKGAKA
- the hemC gene encoding Porphobilinogen deaminase (bhsal15690) translates to MQTPAVKIGTRSSKLALVQACEVRERLMQAHDMPQTAFEIVPMSTAGDRMLDRSLAEIGGKGLFTEEIETALANGHIDIAVHSTKDMPTVLPQGLHLSTFLKREDPRDAFIGRSVKRLADLPQGARVGLPSLRRQALIRNLRPDLDIVLFRGNVQSRLKKLHDGVVEGTFLALAGLKRLGLQDAATQIMDSGEFLPAPGQGAIAIESRIADKRIDSLLAPLADRTTHLQLACERSFLAALDGSCRTPLGALALIDGDNLHFSGMIATPGGTVMHRIKLAGAVKDAASIGKEAALKLREQAGDAFFAGWQ